In Acidobacteriota bacterium, the following proteins share a genomic window:
- a CDS encoding periplasmic heavy metal sensor produces MKAQPNTLKRIVVILGVLLLVGAAFLPAFERPARKRDDARHPGHRRGDVMQAILARLDLTEDQRARVRALVEADADRREDLAFARIDAARSLRKATHQPVTDVGAVKAAAAAVAKAELDIQLHRARNWAEIQTILTDAQKQTVAKFLGRMETRREERIEDLGAGDAPRRRGGPFHRMLERARLTEAQKEQVKAVLEQKKADALNLRQADLEAHAAIQKAVLAPTFDAAAVTAASRQHAQAHEGLALHAADTFAALYAILDPNQRERLDRRLRYLPGME; encoded by the coding sequence ATGAAAGCTCAACCCAACACCCTCAAGCGCATCGTCGTGATCCTCGGCGTGCTCCTGCTCGTCGGAGCGGCATTCCTGCCGGCTTTCGAGCGCCCCGCCCGCAAGCGGGACGACGCCCGACACCCCGGCCACCGGCGGGGCGACGTGATGCAGGCGATCCTCGCCCGTCTCGACCTCACGGAAGACCAGCGGGCCCGGGTCCGCGCCCTCGTCGAAGCCGACGCGGACCGCCGGGAGGACCTGGCCTTCGCCCGCATCGACGCCGCCCGCTCACTCCGGAAAGCCACCCACCAGCCCGTGACGGACGTCGGGGCCGTCAAGGCGGCCGCAGCGGCCGTGGCGAAGGCGGAACTGGATATCCAGCTGCACCGGGCCCGAAACTGGGCCGAGATCCAGACCATCCTGACCGACGCCCAGAAGCAGACCGTCGCGAAGTTCCTCGGTCGCATGGAAACCCGGCGGGAGGAGCGGATCGAGGACCTCGGCGCCGGTGACGCCCCGCGCCGGCGCGGCGGTCCCTTCCACCGGATGCTGGAACGGGCGCGGCTGACCGAGGCCCAGAAGGAACAGGTCAAGGCCGTCCTCGAGCAGAAGAAGGCCGACGCCCTGAACCTTCGCCAGGCGGACCTCGAGGCCCACGCCGCCATCCAGAAGGCGGTCCTGGCCCCCACCTTCGACGCGGCCGCCGTCACCGCGGCTTCTCGGCAGCACGCCCAGGCCCACGAAGGACTCGCCCTCCACGCCGCCGACACCTTCGCCGCCCTCTACGCCATCCTGGACCCCAACCAGCGGGAGCGCCTCGACCGCCGGTTGCGGTACCTGCCCGGCATGGAATAG
- a CDS encoding phosphatidylserine decarboxylase family protein, with protein sequence MTEPTPRPPTVPSRGKTSRRNLLKLAGMGAGAALMAPSLAKGVTGGLPDTADAPAAGAAPFRVGQWLPSDHRALQQWLTEHIRKADADDTPLHPLLEEFKGLIEGDPALFMYFNQMFTQVPRKSPYDRDPTGKPQVRDYLHMLRLINAVLKTAPEYNRTGLVGFPINAILDWPMGTPGGFAAFLNPRVNGILKRILDEWARFLGSERSLYVLNSSKNGWFGPDAREAMPGFEQDFRCDPARPHHGFRSWDDFFTREFREGRRPVASPGDDAVLVNACESAPYRVAHGVRERDRFWIKSQPYSLAHMLAGDDSVGRFVGGTIYQAFLSATSYHRWHSPVGGTVLRTRLIDGSYYAEALSEGFDPAGPNESQGFITGVAARGLILIEADNPAIGLVGFLAVGMAEVSTCDITVRPGQKVAKGDQLGMFHFGGSTHCLIFRPGVKLDFDLHGQKPGLNASNIPVRAAIATVRA encoded by the coding sequence ATGACCGAACCCACCCCTCGTCCTCCGACCGTCCCTTCCCGGGGAAAGACTTCCCGGCGGAACCTGCTGAAGTTGGCCGGGATGGGCGCCGGGGCAGCCCTGATGGCCCCGTCCCTGGCGAAGGGGGTGACCGGAGGCCTCCCCGACACGGCGGACGCCCCGGCGGCCGGGGCGGCGCCCTTTCGCGTCGGCCAGTGGCTCCCGTCGGACCACCGGGCCCTGCAGCAGTGGCTGACGGAGCACATCCGGAAGGCCGACGCCGACGACACCCCCCTGCACCCCCTCCTGGAGGAATTCAAGGGCCTCATCGAGGGCGACCCCGCGCTGTTCATGTACTTCAACCAGATGTTCACCCAGGTCCCGAGGAAGTCGCCCTACGACCGCGACCCCACCGGCAAGCCCCAGGTGAGGGACTACCTCCACATGCTCCGGCTGATCAACGCCGTCCTGAAGACTGCCCCGGAATACAACCGGACCGGCCTCGTGGGCTTCCCCATCAACGCCATCCTGGACTGGCCCATGGGGACCCCCGGAGGGTTCGCGGCCTTCCTGAACCCGCGCGTCAACGGCATCCTGAAGCGAATCCTCGACGAGTGGGCCCGTTTCCTGGGGTCCGAGCGCTCCCTTTATGTCCTGAACAGCTCGAAGAACGGATGGTTCGGCCCGGATGCCCGGGAAGCCATGCCGGGCTTCGAGCAGGATTTCCGGTGCGACCCCGCCCGGCCTCACCACGGCTTCCGCTCCTGGGACGACTTCTTCACCCGGGAATTCCGGGAGGGCCGGCGCCCGGTGGCCTCGCCGGGCGACGACGCCGTCCTCGTCAACGCCTGCGAGTCCGCCCCGTACCGGGTGGCTCACGGGGTCCGGGAGCGGGACCGCTTCTGGATCAAGAGCCAGCCCTACTCCCTGGCCCACATGCTGGCCGGCGACGACAGCGTGGGACGTTTCGTGGGCGGGACGATCTACCAGGCCTTCCTGAGCGCCACGAGCTACCACCGCTGGCATAGCCCCGTCGGCGGGACCGTCCTCCGGACGCGGCTGATCGACGGGAGCTACTACGCCGAGGCCCTGTCCGAGGGCTTCGACCCCGCGGGCCCCAACGAGTCGCAGGGCTTCATCACGGGCGTCGCCGCCCGGGGCCTGATCCTGATCGAGGCGGACAACCCCGCCATCGGCCTCGTGGGCTTCCTGGCCGTCGGGATGGCCGAGGTGTCGACCTGCGACATCACCGTCCGGCCGGGGCAGAAAGTGGCCAAGGGCGATCAGCTCGGCATGTTCCACTTCGGCGGGTCGACCCACTGCCTGATTTTCCGTCCCGGGGTGAAACTCGACTTCGACCTTCACGGGCAGAAGCCCGGGCTCAACGCGTCCAACATCCCGGTGAGGGCCGCCATCGCCACGGTCCGGGCCTGA
- a CDS encoding fused MFS/spermidine synthase yields MGKAPKKSRKAPAPVDDAPRPAAIDVPAGMPSPLSAGGRVTVTAAFLLTGACGLVYENVWIHGFNRIFGSTLLAVSTVVAVFFAGLALGGRLFGRWSVASRRPALVYGLIELGVGAFALVFPLLLGLVDTLYGALHPALGVSFAALTAARVLLACLVLIVPSVLMGGTLPLLTRLFTRDLASLGKRSGFLYGVNAVGAALGCLLFSGWLLRAFGMGAAGFGTGIANILLAGVVVWVACRDSDSPGTPVEPPARPLLPPLSRTARTTVAAFAVSGFVSMSFEILWLRHLSILMGDTLHLYAGTLAVFVLGIGLGSLAMGAVGDRVRLPLRALGILQSAMAALTAGGVALSLSLSATFTEPSVGAPGVLSWALPLLVLPSTLTMGAAFPLVARVITEHAALAGERVGRAYALNTLGCILGTLLTGFVSLPLLGFQATLVLLVFGNAALTLVYLCAEPGRVRRLFVPAAAVAVVFGTFLWTAFTEQTLPRALVLRLLDPGQELIEIREGLTGVTWASQSPDREVSLGEGRVLIGRNRRGNFVGEGFFSTLLSPGAPRRVLSLAFGAGLSSFAVRLLPELERLDAVDISADNMAVARSVFPENEGIESDPRVRFYVDDACSFVRYAKGRYDLILTEATPPMFAYRASSLYTLEYYRHARACLAPGGVFSQVLPLTNLNAAEVRSVVRTFAEVFPHRMLAYNGADCLMLGRGEPFRFDGAALLARLGQPAFAGALERYALGRLRSLPNLLASILLVDGDFAAVGNGGALLTEDFNPLVYSSESAGKGGAAVLLHERLTPWSRLGACFRGLPPDASNPRRIEAVREGYMTLLYPPEEFRQRYLDYLRRHALDPAGEAKPLIRHLEKRGDPAGAEAVRREFGAR; encoded by the coding sequence ATGGGAAAAGCACCAAAGAAATCGCGAAAGGCGCCGGCTCCGGTCGACGACGCGCCCCGGCCCGCCGCCATCGACGTCCCGGCGGGGATGCCCTCCCCGCTCTCCGCGGGGGGGCGGGTGACGGTTACGGCGGCGTTCCTTCTCACCGGGGCCTGCGGCCTCGTTTACGAGAACGTCTGGATCCACGGCTTCAACCGCATCTTCGGCTCGACCCTCCTGGCCGTCAGCACCGTGGTGGCGGTGTTCTTCGCCGGGCTGGCCCTGGGGGGCCGCCTCTTCGGCCGGTGGTCCGTGGCGTCACGGCGGCCCGCCCTGGTCTACGGGCTGATCGAACTGGGCGTGGGTGCTTTCGCCCTGGTCTTCCCGCTCCTGCTGGGCCTGGTGGACACCCTTTACGGCGCCCTGCACCCCGCCCTTGGCGTTTCATTCGCCGCCCTGACCGCCGCCCGGGTCCTCCTCGCCTGCCTGGTGCTGATCGTGCCGTCCGTCCTGATGGGCGGGACGCTGCCGCTCCTCACGCGCCTCTTCACCCGGGACCTCGCGTCGCTGGGGAAGCGGTCGGGGTTCCTCTACGGGGTGAACGCCGTCGGCGCCGCCCTGGGTTGCCTGCTCTTCTCCGGGTGGCTCCTGCGCGCCTTCGGGATGGGCGCCGCCGGTTTCGGGACGGGGATCGCCAACATCCTCCTGGCCGGCGTCGTCGTGTGGGTGGCATGCCGGGACTCCGATTCACCGGGCACCCCGGTGGAACCGCCCGCCCGGCCGCTCCTTCCGCCCCTCTCCCGGACGGCCCGGACGACGGTCGCCGCCTTCGCCGTGTCCGGGTTCGTCTCGATGTCGTTCGAGATCCTGTGGCTGCGGCACCTGAGCATCCTGATGGGGGACACCCTCCACCTCTACGCGGGGACCCTCGCCGTCTTCGTCCTGGGGATCGGCCTGGGCAGCCTGGCCATGGGCGCCGTCGGGGACCGGGTCCGGCTGCCCCTCCGGGCCCTGGGGATCCTTCAGAGCGCCATGGCGGCCCTCACGGCGGGGGGCGTCGCGCTGTCCCTGTCCTTGTCCGCGACGTTCACCGAGCCCTCCGTCGGGGCCCCGGGGGTCCTGTCCTGGGCCCTGCCCCTGCTGGTGCTGCCGTCCACCCTGACCATGGGGGCGGCTTTCCCTTTGGTTGCCCGCGTCATCACCGAGCACGCTGCCCTGGCCGGCGAACGCGTCGGGCGGGCCTACGCCCTCAACACCCTCGGCTGCATCCTGGGGACCCTCCTGACGGGCTTCGTCTCCCTGCCGCTCCTCGGGTTCCAGGCCACGCTCGTGCTGCTGGTGTTCGGCAACGCCGCGCTGACGCTGGTCTACCTTTGCGCCGAGCCGGGCCGGGTCCGGCGGCTCTTCGTCCCCGCCGCCGCCGTGGCGGTGGTCTTCGGCACCTTCCTCTGGACGGCCTTCACGGAGCAGACCCTCCCCCGGGCCCTGGTCCTGCGCCTCCTGGACCCGGGCCAGGAACTGATCGAGATCCGGGAGGGGTTGACCGGCGTCACCTGGGCCTCCCAATCCCCGGACCGGGAGGTGAGCCTCGGCGAGGGCCGGGTCCTGATCGGCCGGAACCGGCGGGGTAATTTCGTGGGAGAGGGGTTCTTCTCGACCCTCCTTTCCCCCGGCGCCCCGCGACGGGTCCTTTCGCTGGCTTTCGGGGCCGGGCTCTCGAGCTTCGCGGTCCGCCTTCTTCCGGAACTGGAGCGCCTGGACGCCGTGGACATCTCCGCGGACAACATGGCGGTGGCCCGGTCGGTCTTCCCCGAAAACGAGGGGATCGAATCGGACCCGCGGGTGCGGTTTTACGTGGACGACGCGTGCAGTTTCGTCCGCTACGCGAAGGGGCGATACGACCTCATCCTGACCGAGGCTACGCCGCCCATGTTCGCCTACCGGGCGTCGAGCCTGTACACGCTGGAGTACTACCGTCACGCGCGTGCTTGCCTGGCCCCCGGCGGCGTTTTCTCCCAGGTGCTCCCGCTGACGAACCTGAACGCGGCGGAGGTGCGCTCCGTCGTCCGGACCTTCGCCGAGGTCTTCCCGCACCGGATGCTGGCCTACAACGGCGCGGACTGCCTGATGCTGGGCCGGGGCGAACCCTTCCGCTTCGACGGCGCCGCCCTCCTCGCGCGCCTGGGCCAGCCGGCGTTCGCCGGGGCCCTCGAGCGCTACGCCCTGGGCCGCCTGCGGTCCCTCCCGAACCTCCTGGCCTCGATCCTGCTGGTGGACGGGGACTTCGCCGCCGTGGGGAACGGCGGCGCCCTCCTGACCGAGGACTTCAACCCCCTGGTCTACTCTTCGGAGAGCGCGGGAAAGGGGGGCGCCGCGGTGCTGCTGCACGAGCGGCTCACCCCGTGGTCCCGCCTCGGGGCGTGTTTCCGCGGCCTTCCCCCCGACGCGTCGAACCCGCGGCGGATCGAAGCCGTGCGGGAGGGGTACATGACCCTGCTCTACCCCCCCGAGGAATTCCGGCAACGGTACCTGGACTACCTGCGCCGTCACGCCCTCGACCCCGCCGGTGAGGCGAAGCCCCTGATCCGCCACCTCGAGAAGCGGGGCGATCCCGCGGGGGCCGAGGCGGTGCGCCGGGAGTTCGGGGCCCGCTAA
- a CDS encoding flavodoxin family protein, with product MNNTTKVVGLEGSPRPRGNSKLLLGAFLDAASEAGAAVRKTRAADLFITPCRGCLQCNAAGRCQAPDDDWRKLAADILAADVLVFASPIYFRQFPAPLKLILDRFRCFLHVDVTGSGLVHQPHHPWSKDIVLLLSQGSPDPEEARPLREQADFLAHCLGPGNRTHVRLGTRLVAEGQVVMEGEQLRRLYTRLGFPDAWVEADLRDNRNLLDEVRELGRSLGRPRGNGKQALQAL from the coding sequence ATGAACAATACAACGAAGGTGGTCGGCCTGGAAGGCAGCCCCCGGCCCCGGGGCAACAGCAAGCTCCTCCTGGGGGCCTTCCTGGACGCGGCGTCGGAAGCGGGCGCCGCGGTGCGGAAAACCCGCGCGGCCGACCTCTTTATAACGCCCTGCCGCGGCTGCCTGCAGTGCAACGCGGCGGGGAGGTGCCAGGCCCCCGACGACGACTGGCGAAAGCTCGCGGCGGACATCCTCGCCGCGGACGTGCTGGTCTTCGCCTCCCCGATCTACTTCCGGCAGTTCCCCGCCCCTCTGAAGCTCATCCTCGACCGGTTCCGCTGCTTCCTGCACGTGGACGTCACGGGAAGCGGCCTGGTCCACCAGCCCCATCACCCCTGGTCGAAGGACATCGTCCTTCTCCTCTCCCAGGGCTCACCGGACCCGGAGGAAGCCAGGCCGCTGCGGGAGCAGGCCGACTTCCTGGCACACTGCCTGGGCCCCGGGAACCGGACGCACGTTCGGCTTGGGACCCGGCTGGTTGCCGAAGGCCAGGTCGTCATGGAAGGGGAGCAGCTCCGCCGCCTCTACACCCGCCTGGGCTTCCCCGATGCCTGGGTCGAGGCCGATCTCCGGGACAACCGAAACCTGCTGGACGAGGTCCGGGAACTGGGGCGAAGCCTGGGCCGGCCCCGCGGGAACGGGAAACAGGCGCTCCAGGCGCTTTAG
- a CDS encoding serine/threonine protein kinase — MTSDQSTPELPSTLQPGARIGRYTLVRQIGQGGMGAVYLAEQAEPIRREVALKVIRPNIEQSQFAQRFELERQALARMTHPGIARVFDAGAGDNGLPYFVMEYFPGSPITDYCDERRLPVAERLKLLDSVCQAVQHAHDKGILHRDLKPSNLLVADLDGQPVVKVIDFGLARLLERPSSEGLTESDALLGTPAYLSPEQIRSGSSAVDVRSDVYSLGVVLYQLLTGFLPTGAEACNNLMNLLSTLEDEPIPPGTRVALAPDLAGIAAARAASGRELVRALHGELDWIALKAVAKDPGRRYASMRELAADLRRFLDHRPVLAGPAGRLYRTRKLIRRHRLGFLATTLALLAVLAGIGGLAVGLTQARQAERTALGEAEKARAINAFLEEMLSSADPAKQGRDVKVADVLDRAAARLDHDLADQPEVAAALHFTLGRTYQGLGRLAEADRQLSVALDLTRRTLGEESPEALDRMRELAWNRAKLGRLVEAAALDEKVIRIARARLGPEHPLVVRSLGELATFYHRQEDTRQAEVTYREALRLAEKVLGPDVTETGRILTNLAGLLVDMNRPGEAEPLIRRAIAIQERTRGAEHPLTLLAMRRLAEILEARKNTAAAESAYRSLLDVTRRVMGPRHQDTLSLQARLAQLINVPGREAETETVIREVLSARRQALGETHVHTFLSYEDLGNFLLKANRVPEAAGLLAPVVVSARAELGEDNRFAVRLTLSLAQARLRLKQPAEAERLARRLLLLKEQGRWPTQVELWKACSLLGEGLLLQGRQAEAEITLRQALKAEGRSGGKDSAVLASLRKLAAANPDRPAIDAVLRSLGGAATPAAP; from the coding sequence ATGACATCGGATCAATCGACCCCCGAACTGCCGTCAACCCTGCAACCCGGCGCCCGCATCGGCCGGTACACCCTGGTCCGCCAAATCGGGCAGGGCGGGATGGGGGCGGTCTACCTCGCGGAACAGGCTGAGCCCATCCGGCGGGAAGTGGCCCTCAAAGTGATCCGCCCGAACATCGAGCAGTCCCAGTTCGCCCAGCGCTTCGAACTGGAGCGCCAGGCCCTCGCCCGCATGACTCACCCGGGGATCGCCCGCGTCTTCGACGCCGGGGCCGGCGACAACGGCCTTCCCTACTTCGTCATGGAGTACTTCCCCGGGTCGCCGATCACCGACTACTGCGACGAGCGGAGGCTCCCCGTGGCCGAGCGCCTCAAACTGCTCGACTCCGTCTGCCAGGCCGTCCAGCATGCCCACGACAAGGGCATCCTCCACCGGGACCTCAAGCCCTCCAACCTCCTGGTCGCGGACCTGGACGGTCAACCGGTGGTCAAGGTGATCGACTTCGGCCTCGCCCGGCTGCTGGAACGCCCCTCTTCCGAAGGTTTGACGGAGAGTGACGCCCTCCTCGGCACCCCCGCCTACCTGAGCCCGGAACAGATCCGGTCGGGGTCTTCCGCCGTGGACGTCCGGTCGGACGTCTACTCGCTGGGGGTCGTCCTGTACCAGCTTCTGACGGGCTTCCTCCCGACCGGTGCCGAGGCTTGCAACAACCTGATGAACCTCCTGAGCACCCTCGAGGACGAACCGATACCGCCCGGCACGCGGGTGGCGCTGGCCCCGGACCTTGCCGGGATCGCTGCAGCCCGCGCCGCAAGCGGAAGGGAACTGGTCCGGGCCCTCCACGGAGAGCTGGACTGGATCGCCCTGAAGGCTGTCGCCAAGGACCCCGGGCGACGGTATGCCTCGATGCGGGAACTGGCCGCGGACCTGCGGCGGTTCCTGGACCATCGGCCCGTCCTCGCCGGCCCTGCGGGACGGCTGTACCGGACACGGAAACTCATCCGGCGCCACCGCCTGGGGTTCCTGGCGACGACGCTGGCCCTGCTGGCCGTCCTGGCCGGTATCGGCGGGCTCGCCGTCGGTCTGACGCAGGCCCGGCAGGCCGAGCGCACCGCCCTCGGGGAAGCCGAGAAAGCCCGGGCCATCAACGCTTTCCTCGAAGAGATGCTGTCTTCGGCGGACCCGGCCAAGCAGGGGCGCGACGTCAAGGTGGCCGATGTGCTGGACCGGGCCGCCGCCCGACTGGACCACGACCTCGCCGACCAGCCGGAGGTGGCGGCCGCCCTTCATTTCACACTGGGCCGGACGTACCAGGGGTTGGGACGCCTGGCCGAAGCCGACCGGCAGCTGTCCGTGGCGCTCGACCTGACCCGGCGCACCCTGGGGGAGGAGTCCCCGGAAGCCCTCGACCGCATGCGGGAGCTGGCCTGGAACCGGGCCAAACTGGGACGGCTCGTCGAGGCAGCGGCGCTGGACGAGAAGGTGATCCGAATCGCCCGGGCGAGGCTGGGCCCCGAGCACCCCCTCGTGGTCCGCAGCCTGGGCGAGCTCGCCACGTTCTACCACCGGCAGGAAGACACGCGGCAGGCGGAGGTGACGTACCGGGAGGCGCTCCGCCTGGCGGAGAAGGTCCTGGGCCCCGATGTCACGGAAACGGGGCGCATCCTGACCAACCTGGCCGGACTCCTGGTGGATATGAACCGGCCCGGGGAGGCCGAACCACTCATCCGGCGCGCCATTGCCATCCAGGAACGGACCCGGGGGGCGGAGCACCCCCTTACGCTCCTCGCGATGCGTCGCCTGGCGGAGATCCTGGAGGCCCGGAAGAACACCGCCGCGGCGGAATCGGCCTACCGCTCCCTCCTGGACGTCACCCGGCGGGTGATGGGCCCCCGGCACCAGGACACACTCAGCCTCCAGGCCCGGCTTGCCCAACTCATCAACGTGCCCGGCCGGGAAGCCGAGACCGAAACGGTGATCCGGGAGGTGCTCTCCGCTCGCCGTCAGGCCCTGGGGGAGACCCATGTGCACACCTTCCTGAGCTACGAGGACCTGGGGAACTTCCTGCTCAAGGCAAACCGGGTCCCCGAAGCCGCGGGACTCCTGGCACCGGTCGTGGTGAGCGCCCGCGCGGAACTGGGCGAGGACAACCGCTTCGCGGTGCGGTTGACGCTCTCCCTCGCACAGGCTCGATTGCGCCTGAAGCAGCCCGCCGAGGCCGAGCGCCTTGCCCGTCGCCTTCTCCTTCTGAAGGAACAGGGGCGGTGGCCAACCCAGGTCGAGCTGTGGAAAGCCTGCTCCCTCCTGGGTGAAGGGCTTCTTCTCCAGGGCCGCCAGGCCGAAGCCGAAATCACGCTGCGCCAGGCCTTGAAAGCGGAAGGCCGGAGCGGGGGGAAGGACTCGGCGGTTCTGGCATCGCTCCGGAAGCTGGCGGCCGCCAACCCGGACCGCCCCGCGATCGATGCCGTACTTCGGAGCTTGGGGGGTGCCGCCACCCCGGCCGCACCCTGA